A section of the Ruania halotolerans genome encodes:
- a CDS encoding AAA family ATPase, whose product MGRKNYLVEGPSGAGKTTVCDELQRRGLHAVHGDRELAYRGDPETGEPTITGGHEHHIWDLDKVRRLVSATDEPVTFFCGGSRNFQKFIHLFDEVFVLDVDLATLDERLRVRPEGEWGARSAERERVLQMHRTGGDVPEGVRIDATAPVEVVVDEILRRCRAQSPGRAELGEWTADFWLDPACPLTRHTARWISLIAAEYPLRIRWRVMSLSVLNEHRGDDPEGDPDGYLWIPARVATAVLVEHGHDALGRFYDALWTEPDGTGREWIGDISEALHRSALPRGLAEAGTSTAYDSALRASHHDGVDRIDAEIGTPVLVITTAAGERRAMFGPVLGAVPARQEAIRLWEATLLMTSIPAFREITC is encoded by the coding sequence ATGGGCAGGAAGAACTACCTGGTGGAAGGCCCTTCCGGTGCAGGCAAGACGACCGTCTGCGATGAACTGCAACGGCGCGGTCTTCACGCCGTCCACGGTGACCGTGAACTGGCCTATCGAGGCGATCCCGAGACGGGTGAGCCGACGATCACCGGTGGCCACGAGCATCACATCTGGGATCTCGACAAGGTGCGACGCCTGGTGTCGGCCACGGACGAGCCCGTCACCTTCTTCTGCGGCGGTTCACGGAACTTCCAGAAGTTCATCCACCTGTTCGATGAGGTCTTCGTCCTGGACGTCGATCTCGCCACGCTCGATGAGCGCCTCCGTGTGCGACCCGAGGGCGAATGGGGTGCCCGTTCGGCGGAGCGAGAACGTGTACTGCAGATGCATCGCACGGGCGGTGATGTGCCGGAAGGCGTTCGCATCGATGCCACCGCACCGGTCGAGGTGGTTGTCGACGAGATTCTGCGCCGGTGTCGCGCCCAGTCCCCCGGCAGAGCGGAGCTGGGGGAGTGGACGGCGGACTTCTGGCTGGATCCCGCATGTCCGCTCACTCGCCACACCGCACGTTGGATCAGTCTGATCGCCGCCGAGTACCCACTCCGTATCCGCTGGCGGGTGATGAGCCTGTCGGTGCTCAACGAGCATCGTGGCGACGACCCCGAGGGTGACCCGGACGGCTACCTGTGGATTCCCGCCCGCGTCGCCACGGCAGTCCTCGTCGAGCATGGACACGACGCACTTGGCAGGTTCTACGACGCGCTGTGGACTGAACCCGACGGAACCGGTCGGGAGTGGATCGGCGACATCAGCGAAGCGCTGCACCGTTCGGCCCTTCCCCGTGGTCTCGCCGAAGCAGGCACGTCCACCGCCTACGACTCTGCGTTGCGCGCCTCCCACCACGATGGCGTTGACCGCATCGACGCTGAGATCGGCACGCCCGTTTTGGTCATCACGACCGCTGCCGGTGAGCGGCGAGCGATGTTCGGTCCAGTCCTGGGAGCTGTCCCCGCGCGTCAGGAGGCGATACGCCTGTGGGAAGCCACGCTGCTGATGACCAGCATCCCGGCTTTCCGCGAAATCACGTGCTGA